From one Mycobacterium colombiense CECT 3035 genomic stretch:
- a CDS encoding alpha/beta fold hydrolase, protein MTVAERPAWVDDELFPFESRFVDIDGHSVHYVDEGSGPTLLFLHGNPTWSFDYREAIESLRSEFRCVAVDYPGFGLSVAAPRYRYLPAEHAQVIGGFVDALALSGATLVAHDWGGPIGLAMVQRRPGVFDRLVLTNTWAWPVGAPLVQIMSHLMGSPIGRLLIRQFNLFVNVMIPVGHRLTKPTSEQMAHYQNALDSPVRREASAVFPREITASRAFLADVDAGLAAIAALPTLIIWGDADFAFGDNELRRWERIFTDHHTVVVKGAGHFVPSDAPEQFAAAIRHWHTPR, encoded by the coding sequence ATGACGGTCGCGGAAAGACCCGCTTGGGTCGACGACGAGTTGTTCCCCTTCGAGAGCCGATTCGTCGATATCGACGGGCACAGCGTCCACTATGTGGACGAAGGATCGGGTCCCACGTTGCTGTTCCTGCACGGCAATCCCACCTGGTCATTCGACTATCGCGAGGCCATCGAATCCCTACGGTCCGAATTTCGTTGCGTCGCAGTGGACTATCCCGGCTTCGGGCTGTCGGTCGCGGCGCCGCGATACCGGTACCTGCCCGCCGAACACGCCCAGGTGATCGGCGGATTCGTCGACGCACTCGCGCTCAGTGGGGCCACGCTGGTGGCTCACGACTGGGGCGGCCCGATCGGGTTGGCAATGGTGCAGCGGCGTCCTGGAGTTTTCGACCGGCTGGTGCTGACCAACACGTGGGCATGGCCGGTCGGCGCTCCGCTCGTGCAGATCATGTCCCATCTGATGGGCAGCCCGATCGGGCGCCTGCTGATCCGCCAGTTCAACCTCTTCGTCAACGTCATGATCCCCGTCGGGCATCGGCTCACCAAGCCCACCAGCGAACAGATGGCCCACTATCAGAACGCCCTCGACAGCCCAGTACGGCGAGAAGCCTCAGCCGTGTTTCCCCGTGAGATCACCGCCAGCCGAGCGTTTCTCGCCGACGTCGATGCCGGGTTGGCCGCCATCGCGGCACTGCCGACACTGATCATCTGGGGCGACGCCGACTTCGCGTTCGGAGACAACGAACTGCGGCGCTGGGAGCGCATCTTTACCGATCACCACACGGTCGTCGTCAAAGGTGCCGGCCACTTCGTCCCCTCCGACGCTCCCGAGCAATTCGCGGCAGCGATCCGCCACTGGCACACGCCTCGATGA
- a CDS encoding lipase family protein has protein sequence MRRAGGVFAALLITVSAFVGVGNARADGGDEPQYADFYLPPDPLPPGRPGDLIRTEPSRLVLEPSGQLGAIMATGTRIMYRSTDTRGNPIAVTGTYFEPYNDWPGGGPRPLISYAPGTQGQGNQCAPSRMFNQGIHYSGGWDIMFNYEELFVATMVARGFAIVMTDYQGLGTPSMHTYVGRVAEGQAVLDAARAAMKLPDTTLDPHGPVAFWGYSQGGGATASAAELASAYAPDLHIVGTYAGAPPANLKELFPYADGSALVGVVGYALNSVMAAYPEFADTIRSKMTPRGLAMLESVSRQCVGQTLLDFMFRHIQPYFTEDIHQLVNEEPFSTMFEDQRIGRYKPNAPVMIDSNRYDPLVPWTAANQLGRDWCAQGADVEFRTNEEPPFLNKLVINHALPMLVDGEPAMQWIAARFNGEPTAPNCGQF, from the coding sequence ATGCGTCGGGCCGGGGGAGTTTTCGCAGCACTGCTGATAACTGTTTCCGCATTCGTGGGAGTTGGAAATGCGCGGGCCGACGGCGGGGACGAACCCCAGTACGCGGACTTCTACCTCCCGCCGGATCCCCTACCGCCCGGCCGGCCCGGCGACCTGATCCGCACCGAGCCGTCGCGGCTGGTGCTGGAGCCTTCCGGTCAGCTCGGCGCGATCATGGCCACCGGCACCCGAATCATGTACCGCAGCACCGATACCCGGGGCAACCCGATCGCGGTCACCGGCACCTACTTCGAGCCCTACAACGACTGGCCCGGCGGCGGGCCGCGGCCGTTGATCAGCTACGCGCCCGGCACCCAGGGCCAGGGCAATCAGTGCGCCCCGTCGCGCATGTTCAACCAGGGCATCCACTATTCGGGTGGCTGGGACATCATGTTCAACTACGAGGAGTTGTTCGTCGCCACCATGGTCGCCCGTGGCTTCGCCATCGTCATGACCGATTATCAGGGCCTGGGCACCCCGTCGATGCACACCTACGTGGGCCGGGTCGCGGAGGGCCAGGCGGTGCTCGACGCCGCCCGCGCCGCCATGAAGCTGCCGGACACGACCCTGGATCCGCATGGGCCGGTGGCGTTTTGGGGCTACTCGCAAGGCGGCGGGGCGACCGCGTCGGCGGCCGAGCTGGCGTCGGCCTATGCGCCGGATCTCCATATCGTGGGCACCTACGCCGGAGCGCCACCGGCCAACCTCAAGGAGCTGTTCCCCTACGCCGACGGCAGCGCCCTGGTCGGTGTCGTCGGGTACGCGCTCAACAGCGTGATGGCGGCCTACCCGGAGTTCGCCGACACCATTCGTTCCAAGATGACCCCGCGCGGGCTGGCGATGCTCGAATCGGTCTCCCGCCAGTGTGTGGGACAGACGTTGCTGGACTTCATGTTTCGGCATATCCAGCCCTATTTCACCGAAGACATCCATCAACTGGTCAACGAAGAGCCGTTCAGCACCATGTTCGAAGACCAGCGGATCGGGCGCTACAAACCGAACGCGCCGGTGATGATCGACAGCAATCGCTATGACCCGCTGGTGCCGTGGACCGCGGCCAACCAGCTCGGCCGCGACTGGTGCGCCCAGGGCGCCGATGTGGAATTCCGCACCAATGAGGAGCCACCCTTCCTCAACAAGCTCGTGATCAATCACGCGCTGCCGATGCTGGTCGACGGTGAACCGGCCATGCAATGGATCGCGGCCCGCTTCAACGGCGAGCCCACCGCCCCGAACTGCGGGCAGTTCTAG
- a CDS encoding TetR/AcrR family transcriptional regulator: MLGGNGVHGVSHPKVDDHAGVPPGTTSFYFRTRKALMHAMATRLAELDLADFSMMAELAEDHATQFAGTAGLARIVMYVNSEPWLTRAKARYELALLAGRDAELAAALSESADRLYALARNVVTQWHPADSAPDPALVDDQAIATLAFINGIMLTFVAGQPAVDDPEHLERLIQGVIAGVAAVHAG, encoded by the coding sequence TTGCTGGGCGGCAACGGGGTGCACGGCGTCAGCCACCCGAAAGTCGATGACCACGCCGGCGTCCCGCCCGGCACCACCTCGTTCTACTTTCGGACCCGCAAGGCGCTGATGCACGCCATGGCGACGCGGCTGGCCGAGCTCGACCTCGCCGACTTCTCGATGATGGCCGAACTCGCCGAGGATCACGCCACGCAGTTCGCCGGAACCGCGGGCCTGGCCCGCATCGTCATGTACGTCAACAGCGAACCGTGGTTGACCCGCGCCAAGGCGCGCTACGAGCTCGCGCTGCTCGCCGGCCGGGACGCGGAGCTGGCCGCGGCGCTCAGCGAGTCCGCCGACCGGCTCTACGCGCTGGCGCGCAACGTCGTCACCCAGTGGCACCCCGCCGACAGCGCGCCGGATCCGGCTTTGGTCGATGACCAGGCGATCGCCACGCTCGCGTTCATCAACGGCATCATGTTGACCTTCGTCGCGGGCCAGCCGGCCGTCGACGATCCCGAGCACCTGGAGCGGCTGATCCAGGGTGTCATCGCGGGGGTCGCCGCGGTTCACGCAGGCTGA
- a CDS encoding winged helix-turn-helix transcriptional regulator: protein MSRDYGQYCGLARALDVVGDRWNLLIVRELLIRPARYGELRDGLSGIATNLLTDRLRDLETAGVVERRLSDDANAITYALTPWGAELREPINALIRWSTPLMIRGPEGDEFRAEGLLVALPALFAGRTPADQSVAVGVIVDGVMVQLRATESGITVDRPDGRKLDAVLSADAPFVLGLAAGALSLDDIRTLVEIDGDESAVRNFFDAPRQAANRRPSRQPSRKR, encoded by the coding sequence ATGAGTCGAGACTACGGTCAGTACTGCGGACTTGCCCGGGCCCTGGACGTGGTGGGTGACCGGTGGAATTTGTTGATTGTCCGCGAGCTCCTCATCAGGCCCGCGCGCTACGGCGAGTTGCGCGACGGACTTTCCGGCATCGCCACGAACCTGCTGACCGACCGGCTCCGCGACCTGGAAACCGCCGGCGTGGTCGAGCGGCGCTTGTCCGATGACGCCAACGCGATCACTTACGCCCTCACCCCATGGGGCGCGGAGTTGCGCGAGCCCATCAACGCGCTCATCCGCTGGTCGACGCCGCTGATGATCCGCGGACCCGAAGGCGATGAGTTCCGCGCCGAAGGGCTTCTGGTGGCACTTCCCGCGCTGTTCGCCGGGCGCACCCCTGCGGATCAGTCGGTGGCAGTGGGAGTCATCGTGGACGGCGTAATGGTCCAACTACGTGCCACCGAGTCCGGCATCACCGTCGACAGGCCCGATGGGCGCAAGCTTGACGCCGTCCTCAGTGCCGACGCGCCGTTTGTTCTCGGGCTCGCGGCGGGTGCGCTGTCTCTGGATGACATCCGCACACTCGTCGAGATCGACGGCGACGAATCCGCCGTGCGAAACTTCTTCGACGCGCCCAGGCAAGCAGCGAATCGGAGGCCGTCGCGCCAGCCGTCGAGGAAGAGGTAG
- a CDS encoding polysaccharide deacetylase family protein: MNRRKFLGSLAASVVAGVGAARLIVDPQPRTFAQTSAADIPTSGPTAPQALLPPPPPSARIALPGGGALMKIPGEGDLLALTVDDGVNSEVVRAYTQFAKDTGIRLTYFVNGIYDSWTENLEMLRPLVDSGQIQLGNHTWSHPDLTTLTKEQVGEQLSRNDAFLKNTYGIGAKPYWRPPYAKRNAAVDAVAADLGYKVPTLWSGSLSDSTLITEEYIVQMADQYFTPQSIVIGHLNHLPVTHVYPQLVDIIRDRNLRTVTLNDVFLKTP; the protein is encoded by the coding sequence ATGAACCGCCGTAAGTTCCTTGGATCGCTCGCCGCGTCGGTCGTCGCCGGCGTAGGCGCTGCTCGGCTCATCGTCGATCCGCAGCCACGCACGTTCGCCCAAACCTCGGCGGCCGACATACCGACCTCCGGCCCGACCGCCCCGCAGGCCCTGCTGCCGCCCCCGCCACCGAGCGCCCGCATCGCGCTGCCCGGCGGTGGTGCCCTGATGAAGATCCCCGGCGAGGGTGATCTGCTCGCGCTGACCGTCGACGACGGCGTCAACAGCGAGGTGGTGCGGGCCTACACGCAGTTCGCCAAGGACACCGGCATCCGGCTGACCTATTTCGTCAACGGGATCTACGACTCGTGGACCGAGAACCTCGAGATGCTTCGGCCACTGGTGGACAGCGGGCAGATTCAGCTCGGCAACCACACCTGGTCACACCCGGACCTGACCACGCTGACGAAAGAGCAAGTCGGCGAACAGCTCTCACGCAACGATGCTTTTCTGAAGAACACGTACGGGATCGGCGCGAAACCATATTGGCGACCGCCGTACGCGAAGCGCAACGCGGCCGTCGACGCGGTGGCCGCCGACCTCGGTTACAAGGTCCCCACTCTGTGGTCGGGATCGCTGTCGGACTCGACGTTGATCACCGAGGAGTACATCGTGCAGATGGCCGATCAGTACTTCACACCCCAGTCCATCGTGATCGGGCACCTCAACCACCTGCCGGTCACGCACGTCTATCCGCAACTCGTCGACATCATCCGCGACCGGAACCTTCGCACCGTCACGCTCAACGACGTGTTCCTCAAGACGCCGTAA